One genomic segment of Fibrobacter sp. UWB5 includes these proteins:
- a CDS encoding DUF5683 domain-containing protein, with translation MFYALFFGTAAWAQADSVNVDSVAADSVVAADPLQKGKTGIVAIDTLTVNEWDIPTKRNSLPLTMLFAIFPGGGQYYTEHYVRGGFITGIELLLLYEVTANKSYQHRRVLEQAEPFRDSVAYFTNKMLRETNRDSLAAYHSKRNEFIARVHEKSDKKMEQEDLRKAETAWLYGLYLYSFFDAFGIWYNNNYRSVELKSMKKALLWSIIPGFGQMYNREFGKQGLLYMAFIGSATSIWTSQNMVEYYLDRKHVVEKESTTSEEYERVDERVTYYRKNRNQYIWAIALLYLYSIGDAAVDALLSDFDNPMHLAVLPRLGGGLQALMSFDF, from the coding sequence TTGTTTTATGCACTGTTCTTTGGAACAGCGGCTTGGGCGCAGGCTGACTCCGTGAATGTCGATTCGGTGGCCGCTGATTCTGTCGTGGCGGCAGACCCCTTGCAAAAGGGCAAGACGGGTATTGTCGCGATTGACACTCTAACTGTAAACGAATGGGATATCCCGACCAAGCGCAATTCCTTGCCGCTGACCATGCTGTTTGCCATTTTCCCGGGTGGCGGCCAGTACTATACGGAACATTACGTGCGCGGCGGCTTTATTACGGGTATCGAACTCCTGCTTTTGTACGAGGTCACTGCTAACAAGAGCTACCAGCACAGGCGCGTGCTCGAACAGGCGGAACCCTTCCGCGACTCCGTGGCCTATTTTACCAACAAGATGCTTCGCGAAACGAATCGCGACAGCCTTGCGGCGTACCACTCCAAGCGTAATGAATTCATTGCCCGCGTTCACGAAAAGAGCGACAAGAAAATGGAACAGGAAGACTTGCGCAAGGCAGAAACTGCCTGGTTGTACGGCCTTTACCTGTACAGCTTCTTCGATGCCTTTGGAATCTGGTACAACAACAATTACCGCAGTGTAGAACTCAAGAGCATGAAAAAGGCGCTGCTTTGGTCTATTATTCCCGGTTTCGGACAAATGTACAACCGCGAGTTCGGTAAGCAGGGCCTTCTGTATATGGCCTTTATCGGTTCTGCCACCAGTATCTGGACGTCACAGAACATGGTGGAGTACTACCTGGACCGCAAGCATGTCGTAGAGAAAGAAAGCACGACGTCCGAAGAATATGAACGTGTAGATGAACGCGTTACCTATTACCGCAAGAACCGTAACCAGTACATTTGGGCTATAGCTTTACTTTATCTGTATTCCATTGGCGATGCCGCTGTCGATGCTCTG